Proteins encoded by one window of Akkermansia muciniphila ATCC BAA-835:
- the mpl gene encoding UDP-N-acetylmuramate:L-alanyl-gamma-D-glutamyl-meso-diaminopimelate ligase codes for MNSHFHFLGICGTAMGAVAAAMARRGFTVTGSDANVYPPMSTFLEEEGITLFEGYKASNIPPDADVIVIGNAMSRGNEEVEAVLQRRLRYLSLPETMKEYFLRGKRNYVVTGTHGKTTTTSMLAWLMEDSGLNPSFMIGGIARNLGRGGRFTDSDFSVLEGDEYDTAFFDKRSKFLHYLPELVVINNIEFDHADIYNSLEEIKLSFRRLTQIIPRNGLALVNADDPNCLDVVKGAPCPVKTVGFSDSSNIRILDVETSTDGSHFTLEGTRYYVPMIGEFNIRNAAMAIAAAQFAGLNVKQLADSMSRFEGVARRQEVKGVVNGISVVDDFAHHPTAIKQAILGLRQRYPESRIWAIFEPRSNTTRRNIFQNELALSLATADFPVVAAVDHPDKVALEERLDLTKLSNDLSALGKDALIGGHAQEIVSAVCKKAQPGDVILVMSNGGFEGIHAKLLEALNA; via the coding sequence ATGAACAGCCATTTCCACTTTCTCGGCATCTGCGGCACCGCCATGGGCGCAGTAGCCGCCGCCATGGCCCGCCGCGGCTTTACCGTCACCGGTTCCGACGCCAACGTCTATCCCCCCATGTCCACTTTTCTGGAGGAGGAAGGCATCACGCTGTTTGAAGGCTACAAGGCCTCCAACATCCCGCCGGATGCGGACGTCATCGTCATCGGCAATGCCATGAGCCGCGGCAATGAGGAAGTGGAAGCCGTGCTCCAACGGCGCCTGCGTTACCTTTCCCTCCCGGAGACGATGAAGGAATACTTCCTGCGCGGCAAGCGCAACTATGTGGTAACAGGCACCCACGGAAAAACCACCACCACATCCATGCTGGCGTGGCTGATGGAGGATTCCGGGCTGAACCCCAGCTTCATGATTGGCGGCATTGCCCGCAATCTCGGACGCGGGGGCCGTTTTACGGATTCCGATTTTTCCGTACTGGAGGGGGACGAGTACGACACGGCGTTTTTCGACAAACGTTCCAAATTTCTGCACTACCTCCCGGAACTGGTGGTCATCAACAACATTGAATTTGATCACGCGGATATTTACAATTCCCTGGAGGAAATCAAATTGAGTTTCCGACGGCTGACCCAGATCATCCCCCGCAACGGCCTGGCCCTGGTCAACGCGGACGATCCCAACTGCCTGGACGTGGTTAAGGGGGCCCCGTGCCCCGTCAAGACGGTGGGCTTTTCCGACTCTTCCAACATCCGTATCCTGGATGTGGAGACCTCCACGGACGGCAGCCATTTCACACTGGAAGGAACCCGGTACTACGTACCGATGATTGGAGAGTTCAACATCCGCAACGCCGCCATGGCAATTGCAGCCGCACAATTTGCGGGACTGAACGTCAAGCAGCTGGCGGATTCCATGAGCCGCTTTGAAGGCGTGGCCCGCCGCCAGGAAGTCAAGGGGGTGGTCAACGGCATTTCCGTAGTGGACGACTTCGCCCACCACCCAACAGCCATCAAACAGGCCATCCTGGGCCTACGCCAGCGCTATCCGGAATCACGCATCTGGGCCATTTTCGAACCGCGCTCCAACACCACACGCAGAAATATCTTCCAGAATGAACTGGCGTTGTCCCTCGCTACGGCGGATTTCCCTGTGGTAGCCGCCGTGGATCATCCGGACAAGGTAGCTCTGGAGGAACGCCTGGACCTCACCAAACTTTCCAACGACCTTTCCGCGCTGGGCAAGGACGCTCTGATTGGCGGCCATGCCCAGGAAATCGTCTCTGCCGTCTGCAAGAAAGCCCAGCCGGGAGATGTTATTCTGGTAATGAGCAACGGCGGTTTTGAAGGCATTCACGCCAAATTGCTGGAAGCACTGAACGCCTGA
- a CDS encoding OmpA family protein, whose amino-acid sequence MKNASTITAFIISFLVVGSLALVFLFLDNKEEEPAAAEPAAQTEVPARQTVTPQPTVDPLTKEDISRQTATPPSLINLSSPQTLAQAIAKVIQDRDEDILKSLEIQQAVTENQSRLIRELMEARHIRLSSPGITSIGANNQGANPTARYTLNFSSGARGYLDMKRNDKQQWTLDTLTLPSKQDLAKDKVAPMAMNDPMGIVSSFMDAVAKADFRGARKFVDGTKVQDATVAGLCILFEEGAFRLREDAPIKTAYEAPTNAGFFVHLQDAQGRKAGNVGLTVAKTDGQWLVAEASLDSMLEAYTKRQGAGDDIFIPIVKNPQGGDSLALFFGFNEDTLSKRSERQLQIVAEAIKMDSGKKLEISGHTDDVGSERYNQGLSERRAAAVKAQLVQFGVPAERIVTKGFGKSQPRRTYSPTADEETRDEARKENRRAEMYLDF is encoded by the coding sequence ATGAAAAACGCATCCACCATCACCGCCTTCATCATCAGCTTCCTGGTCGTAGGCAGCCTGGCCCTGGTTTTCCTGTTCCTTGACAATAAGGAAGAGGAACCCGCCGCCGCTGAACCGGCGGCGCAAACGGAAGTGCCGGCACGCCAGACGGTAACGCCCCAACCCACCGTCGACCCGCTTACCAAGGAAGATATCAGCCGGCAGACGGCTACGCCGCCCTCCCTGATCAATCTCAGCTCCCCCCAGACACTGGCGCAGGCAATTGCCAAAGTCATTCAGGACCGGGATGAGGACATCCTGAAATCCCTGGAAATCCAGCAGGCCGTGACGGAGAACCAGAGCCGCCTCATCCGGGAGCTCATGGAAGCCCGCCATATACGCCTTTCCTCTCCCGGCATCACCAGCATCGGCGCGAACAACCAGGGGGCCAATCCCACAGCCAGATACACGCTCAATTTCAGCAGCGGCGCGCGCGGCTACCTGGATATGAAGCGCAATGACAAGCAACAGTGGACGCTGGATACCCTCACTCTGCCCAGCAAGCAGGATCTGGCCAAGGACAAAGTCGCCCCCATGGCGATGAATGACCCCATGGGCATCGTCAGTTCCTTCATGGATGCCGTCGCCAAGGCGGATTTCCGCGGGGCGAGGAAGTTCGTGGACGGAACTAAAGTGCAGGATGCCACGGTAGCCGGTTTGTGCATTCTGTTTGAGGAGGGGGCTTTCCGGCTCCGGGAGGACGCTCCCATCAAAACCGCCTACGAAGCGCCCACCAATGCGGGGTTTTTCGTTCATCTTCAGGACGCCCAGGGCAGGAAGGCCGGCAATGTAGGCCTGACCGTGGCCAAAACGGACGGACAATGGCTGGTTGCGGAAGCTTCCCTGGACAGCATGCTGGAAGCTTATACGAAACGGCAGGGGGCCGGAGACGACATCTTTATCCCCATTGTAAAAAATCCCCAGGGCGGCGATTCCCTGGCCCTGTTCTTCGGCTTTAATGAAGATACCCTTTCCAAGCGTTCCGAACGCCAGCTGCAAATCGTAGCGGAAGCTATCAAGATGGACAGTGGCAAGAAGCTGGAAATCAGCGGCCATACGGATGACGTGGGGAGCGAACGCTACAACCAGGGGCTCTCCGAACGCCGTGCGGCCGCCGTGAAAGCCCAGCTCGTCCAGTTCGGCGTTCCTGCGGAAAGAATCGTTACCAAGGGATTCGGCAAATCTCAGCCGCGCCGAACCTACTCCCCCACGGCAGACGAAGAAACAAGGGATGAAGCCCGCAAGGAAAACCGCCGCGCGGAAATGTACCTGGACTTTTAA
- a CDS encoding ATP-dependent helicase, whose amino-acid sequence MARRYVIRQDAAPVAPISGIDYRTALNEEQYAAVSSEPGPALVIAGAGSGKTRTLTYRVAWLLDHGTDPWNILLLTFTNKAAREMTERVRSLIPLDLSRLWSGTFHSIANRILRQHAEYLGYTPAFTIMDSDDRKSMIKSVVKSLKLDEKSTRFPKPEVLSSLFSLADNEGANIRETQENAYPYLSNHLDAILEVHDQYVARKQETNSMDFDDLLLNVVRLFQEQEHLRALYGSRFQHILVDEYQDTNYLQSRLIDMLAREHGQLMVVGDDAQSIYSWRGADMENILSFTTRYPAAKTFKIETNYRSVPEILELSNAAIAANEVQIEKQLRSVRPTGEMPPALVPLNDDRMQAKFVVQRIRDLIEEGTDPSEIAVLYRAHFHSMELQMELTRGEIPFRITSGIRFFEQAHIKDVVAFMRFVVNPRDELSFRRMVMLLPGIGPGMAQKLWIRWTACPESRQETPPESFSALMLDFPVPAKSRTAWTQLCYTLDELAPAGKLAGPASMLLSINEAVYDEYMQAAFENYDQRRQDLLHLAGFSERFESTEDFLSQLSLLGNTDDESAAADFSGGSVTLSTIHQAKGLEWSVVFLIGLCDGMFPHQRVIDDGDLAGLEEERRLFYVGITRAKDQLYLTYPRWNCRAQGGTFMQMPSRFLDEFPAGLVEEWEVE is encoded by the coding sequence ATGGCTCGCCGATATGTCATCAGGCAGGATGCCGCTCCGGTCGCCCCCATCTCCGGGATCGACTACCGTACGGCCCTCAATGAAGAACAGTACGCCGCCGTTTCTTCAGAACCGGGGCCGGCTCTTGTCATCGCAGGAGCCGGATCGGGAAAAACGCGCACGCTGACTTATCGCGTGGCCTGGCTTCTGGATCACGGTACGGACCCATGGAACATTCTGCTGCTTACCTTCACCAATAAGGCGGCGCGGGAAATGACGGAACGGGTGCGTTCCCTGATTCCCCTGGACTTGTCCCGCCTGTGGAGCGGCACGTTCCATTCCATTGCCAACCGCATCCTGCGCCAGCATGCGGAATACCTGGGATATACACCGGCTTTTACAATCATGGACTCCGACGACCGCAAATCCATGATTAAAAGCGTGGTCAAATCCCTCAAACTGGATGAGAAATCCACCCGCTTCCCCAAGCCGGAAGTTCTTTCATCCCTGTTCAGTCTGGCAGACAACGAGGGAGCCAATATCCGGGAAACGCAGGAAAACGCCTATCCCTACCTTTCCAACCACCTGGACGCCATCCTGGAGGTGCATGATCAATACGTAGCCCGCAAGCAGGAAACCAACAGTATGGACTTTGACGACCTGCTTCTCAACGTCGTGAGGCTTTTTCAGGAACAGGAGCACCTGCGTGCCCTGTACGGTTCCCGCTTCCAGCATATTCTGGTGGATGAGTACCAGGACACCAATTACCTCCAGAGCCGCCTCATCGACATGCTGGCCCGGGAACACGGCCAGCTGATGGTGGTGGGGGACGATGCCCAGAGCATCTACTCCTGGCGCGGAGCGGACATGGAAAACATCCTCAGCTTCACTACCCGCTATCCGGCGGCAAAGACTTTCAAGATAGAAACCAATTACCGCAGTGTGCCGGAAATTCTGGAACTTTCCAACGCGGCTATCGCCGCCAACGAAGTTCAAATTGAAAAACAGCTCCGCTCCGTGCGGCCCACCGGGGAAATGCCTCCCGCCCTCGTCCCGCTCAACGACGACCGGATGCAGGCCAAATTTGTCGTCCAGCGTATCAGGGATCTCATTGAAGAAGGCACGGACCCCAGTGAAATAGCCGTGCTTTACCGCGCCCACTTCCACAGCATGGAATTGCAAATGGAACTGACCCGCGGAGAAATACCTTTCCGCATCACCAGCGGCATCAGGTTTTTCGAGCAGGCCCATATTAAGGACGTGGTGGCATTTATGCGTTTTGTGGTCAATCCCAGGGATGAACTTTCCTTCCGCCGCATGGTGATGCTGCTGCCCGGCATCGGCCCCGGCATGGCCCAAAAACTCTGGATACGCTGGACCGCCTGCCCGGAAAGCCGGCAAGAAACCCCTCCGGAATCCTTTTCCGCCCTGATGCTGGATTTCCCGGTTCCTGCCAAATCCAGAACGGCCTGGACGCAGCTTTGCTACACACTGGATGAACTGGCCCCTGCCGGAAAGCTGGCCGGACCGGCCTCCATGCTCCTTTCCATCAATGAGGCCGTGTACGACGAGTACATGCAGGCCGCATTCGAAAATTACGACCAGCGCAGGCAGGACCTTCTGCATCTGGCCGGATTTTCCGAACGCTTTGAATCCACGGAGGATTTTCTTTCCCAGCTTTCCCTTTTGGGCAACACGGATGATGAAAGCGCCGCGGCGGACTTTTCCGGTGGCTCCGTCACCCTGTCCACTATCCACCAGGCCAAGGGACTGGAATGGTCTGTCGTCTTCCTGATCGGCCTGTGCGACGGCATGTTTCCGCACCAGCGGGTCATTGATGACGGAGACCTGGCCGGGCTGGAAGAAGAACGCCGCCTCTTTTATGTAGGCATTACCCGCGCCAAGGACCAGCTTTACCTGACCTACCCCCGCTGGAACTGCCGCGCCCAGGGAGGAACCTTCATGCAAATGCCCTCCCGCTTTCTGGATGAATTCCCAGCCGGCCTGGTGGAAGAGTGGGAGGTGGAATAA
- a CDS encoding winged helix-turn-helix transcriptional regulator — MHKDMTYDEYRHEVKEGILTEAGNCPVTPLLLMLQGKWKFQILYELFIQDPIRFGELKKNINGITNTMLASSLRELEKDGLVSRMQFNEIPPRVEYSLTEKGQALLPVFYEMTKWGFQYIP; from the coding sequence ATGCACAAGGATATGACCTACGATGAATACAGGCATGAAGTGAAAGAGGGAATTTTGACTGAAGCGGGGAATTGTCCTGTGACTCCACTTCTGCTTATGTTGCAGGGGAAATGGAAATTTCAAATCCTTTATGAATTGTTTATTCAAGATCCCATCCGCTTTGGTGAGTTAAAAAAAAATATTAATGGTATTACAAATACCATGCTTGCCTCTTCCCTTCGAGAATTAGAAAAGGACGGGCTTGTATCCAGAATGCAATTCAACGAGATACCGCCCCGTGTTGAATACTCTCTTACGGAAAAGGGGCAGGCATTGTTGCCTGTATTCTATGAAATGACGAAGTGGGGATTTCAGTATATTCCGTAA
- a CDS encoding flavin reductase family protein, translated as MKEINIGQATAITFPNPLVLVCTKKENGMLNMAPVSFFMYSSFNPPMLAFAMGKTANSGENIRKTGKAVLAAPGVSLKDAVMAYGSKNGGQIDKLKEFPVALQNIDGTDIQIPEDSPIAFVASLAETVESGNHYLYLCNIDKIVADKTKEALFAWNGYAKVAPAQEK; from the coding sequence ATGAAAGAAATCAATATAGGTCAGGCGACGGCTATCACCTTTCCCAATCCTCTCGTGTTGGTTTGCACCAAAAAAGAGAACGGTATGCTGAACATGGCTCCCGTTTCATTCTTCATGTACTCCTCGTTTAACCCTCCTATGCTGGCCTTTGCAATGGGTAAAACCGCCAATTCCGGCGAAAATATCCGCAAGACCGGCAAAGCCGTACTCGCTGCCCCTGGCGTCAGCTTGAAAGATGCGGTCATGGCTTACGGCTCTAAAAACGGCGGGCAGATTGACAAACTGAAGGAATTTCCAGTCGCTCTGCAAAACATTGACGGAACAGACATTCAGATCCCGGAGGACAGCCCTATTGCTTTTGTGGCATCGCTAGCTGAAACTGTGGAGTCTGGCAATCATTACCTGTATCTCTGCAATATTGACAAAATAGTGGCGGACAAAACAAAAGAAGCCCTGTTCGCATGGAATGGTTATGCCAAAGTTGCCCCGGCACAGGAAAAATAA
- a CDS encoding excinuclease ABC subunit UvrA, with the protein MSQFSNFQSRPDHIEIRGARVHNLKNIDLDIPLGKLVGITGVSGSGKSSLALGVLYAEGSRRYLEALSAYTRRRIIQMAEAKIDSIEYVPAALALRQRPAVPGVRSTFGTATELLNSIRLMFSRLGNHRCPNGHLLSPSVNVAAMRPLVCSVCGAVFDGLSAESFSFNGQGACHTCGGTGIVQAVDETTLVPDESLSIDEGAVAPWNSLMWSLMTNVCRAMGVRTDVPFSELTEQEREIVFHGPPEKKHILYKAKSSNQAGEMDFTYYNAVYTVENALAKVKDEKGMKRVEKFLKRNACPNCGGSRLNKRALSSLLCGKNLAEITKMTLSDLTAWIKTISASMPEELKTMAESICGQFLHVSKRLSGLGLDYITLDRAGTTLSTGERQRVQLARAVRNRTTGVLYVLDEPSIGLHPANVDGLLGVIDDLIAHGNSVILVDHDVRVLKAADWLIEMGPKAGEHGGQIVAQGTIKAVAKKTSSLIVGFLADKEKPVIRETATPEAMFAHGHIKLSTAPLHTVHALDLDIPKGRLIAVTGVSGSGKTTLILESLIPAIEAAIAKAPMPDHVKSVEVAGIERINLIDATPIGVNGRSTVATYSGILDDLRRLYAAIPEAKSKGYKVSDFSYNTGSLRCFGCDGTGQITMDVQFLPDVDIICPDCGGSRYGKEAEAIRYRSKKDKVNAPGISLPVLMGMTVEQALERLCDVKKVKEKLQILSDLGLGYLTLGEATPALSGGEAQRLKLAAEMEKAQDDAIFVFDEPTIGLHPLDVRILIGVFQKLVDAGATVIVIEHDLNMIANSDYVVDMGPGGGKAGGQIVATGLPKKIAETAESLTGKYLCEIIS; encoded by the coding sequence ATGAGCCAGTTTTCTAATTTTCAAAGTAGACCGGATCACATTGAAATCCGTGGCGCCCGTGTTCATAATCTGAAAAATATTGATTTAGATATCCCGTTGGGCAAGCTGGTAGGAATTACGGGGGTGTCAGGATCAGGAAAGTCCTCTTTGGCTTTGGGCGTACTTTATGCCGAAGGTTCCCGCCGCTATTTAGAGGCATTGTCCGCCTATACTCGGCGGCGTATAATACAGATGGCAGAGGCAAAAATTGACAGTATAGAATATGTCCCGGCTGCCCTTGCTCTTCGTCAACGTCCCGCTGTTCCCGGTGTCCGCAGTACATTTGGAACGGCTACCGAACTTTTGAACTCAATCCGGCTTATGTTTTCCCGCTTGGGAAATCACCGCTGTCCCAATGGACATTTGCTTTCGCCATCGGTCAACGTCGCGGCAATGCGTCCCCTTGTCTGCTCTGTATGCGGAGCGGTATTTGACGGTCTCAGCGCAGAAAGTTTTTCATTCAATGGCCAAGGAGCGTGTCACACCTGCGGAGGAACTGGAATTGTTCAAGCAGTAGACGAAACAACTTTAGTGCCTGACGAGTCCCTTTCCATTGACGAAGGAGCAGTTGCGCCGTGGAATTCTTTGATGTGGTCGCTGATGACTAACGTATGCCGGGCGATGGGCGTTCGAACCGATGTACCTTTTTCGGAGTTGACAGAACAGGAACGGGAGATCGTCTTTCATGGTCCGCCAGAAAAGAAACATATCCTTTATAAAGCAAAGAGCAGCAATCAAGCGGGAGAAATGGATTTTACCTATTATAACGCTGTTTATACCGTGGAAAATGCCCTTGCTAAAGTTAAAGACGAAAAGGGAATGAAGCGGGTAGAAAAATTTTTGAAGCGGAACGCCTGCCCGAATTGCGGAGGCTCCCGGCTCAATAAGCGGGCGTTATCAAGTCTGCTATGCGGAAAAAACCTTGCGGAAATCACCAAAATGACATTAAGCGATTTAACCGCTTGGATAAAGACGATTTCTGCTTCCATGCCGGAAGAACTAAAAACAATGGCGGAAAGTATCTGCGGTCAATTTCTGCATGTATCAAAACGTCTTTCTGGCTTAGGTCTGGATTATATTACCCTTGACCGGGCCGGAACAACGCTTTCCACCGGAGAGCGTCAACGCGTGCAGCTTGCAAGGGCTGTACGAAACCGTACCACAGGTGTTCTCTATGTGTTGGATGAACCGTCTATTGGCTTACACCCAGCAAATGTAGATGGGCTGTTGGGCGTTATAGATGATCTTATTGCTCATGGTAATTCTGTGATACTGGTAGACCATGATGTGCGAGTTTTAAAGGCTGCTGATTGGTTAATTGAAATGGGCCCAAAAGCTGGAGAGCATGGCGGACAGATAGTTGCACAGGGAACGATTAAAGCAGTAGCAAAAAAAACGAGTTCACTCATCGTTGGATTTTTGGCAGACAAGGAAAAACCGGTTATCCGAGAAACGGCAACGCCGGAGGCCATGTTTGCACATGGGCATATCAAACTGTCTACTGCTCCTTTGCATACAGTCCATGCCCTTGATTTAGACATCCCCAAAGGTCGGCTGATTGCTGTAACAGGAGTTTCCGGTTCCGGCAAAACAACACTGATTTTGGAAAGTCTTATTCCCGCCATAGAAGCTGCCATAGCGAAAGCGCCGATGCCTGACCATGTGAAAAGCGTGGAGGTAGCCGGTATTGAACGTATAAATCTTATTGATGCAACACCTATTGGCGTGAATGGCCGTTCTACCGTTGCAACATACAGCGGGATATTAGATGATTTGCGCCGGCTTTATGCAGCTATCCCGGAAGCAAAATCAAAAGGGTATAAAGTAAGTGACTTTTCCTATAATACTGGGTCACTCCGTTGCTTTGGTTGTGACGGAACAGGTCAAATTACAATGGATGTGCAATTTCTCCCGGACGTGGATATCATCTGCCCGGACTGCGGCGGCTCCCGCTATGGAAAAGAAGCGGAGGCAATTCGTTATCGCTCTAAAAAAGACAAGGTGAACGCACCCGGTATTTCTCTGCCTGTACTGATGGGGATGACCGTGGAGCAGGCGTTAGAACGCTTATGTGACGTGAAAAAGGTTAAAGAAAAGCTCCAAATTCTTTCTGATTTAGGTTTGGGTTATTTAACTTTAGGCGAAGCAACTCCTGCCCTGTCCGGCGGTGAGGCACAGCGGCTAAAGCTGGCGGCTGAAATGGAAAAGGCACAGGACGACGCCATATTTGTATTTGACGAGCCAACGATTGGACTTCATCCGCTGGATGTACGGATACTAATTGGCGTATTTCAGAAACTTGTTGATGCCGGTGCAACAGTTATCGTCATTGAGCATGATTTAAACATGATTGCCAATTCCGATTATGTGGTCGATATGGGGCCGGGAGGCGGCAAAGCAGGAGGACAAATTGTAGCAACTGGTTTGCCTAAAAAAATCGCTGAAACGGCTGAAAGCCTTACAGGAAAATATCTATGTGAAATAATTTCATAG